In Nicotiana tabacum cultivar K326 chromosome 11, ASM71507v2, whole genome shotgun sequence, a single window of DNA contains:
- the LOC107820230 gene encoding nuclear cap-binding protein subunit 2, whose translation MASLFKDLAKISAYRDRRFPGTQEEFEDALLKATTVYVGNMSFYTTEEQVYELFSRAGEIKKIVMGLDKNCKTPCGFCFVMFYSRDDTEDSVKYISGTILDDRPIRVDFDWGFQEGRQWGRGRSGGQVRDEYRTDYDPGRGGYGKLVQKELEAQRQLVDYGTGSLGAYPPVMPPPHYGRHGGNQGYGGSYRHGRDYHRKRHREDDHHRSDYPKRSYDRESRRTSDHESRPEKNPRFRESGDSDEEDDDDRKRRT comes from the exons ATGGCTTCTCTGTTCAAG GATTTAGCCAAAATTTCAGCATATAGGGATCGAAGGTTTCCTGGAACACAAGAAGAATTTGAAGATGCTTTGCTAAAGGCGACAACTGTTTATGTGGGGAACATGTCCTTTTACACAACAGAGGAGCAAGTATATGAGCTGTTCTCTCGTGCTGGAGAGATTAAAAAGATAGTTATGGGATTGGATAAGAATTGCAAAACTCCTTGCGGGTTCTGCTTTGTAAT GTTCTACTCTAGGGACGACACTGAAGATTCTGTCAAATATATCAGTGGGACAATTCTTGATGATCGCCCTATTCGTGTGGATTTTGACTGGGGATTTCAAGAAGGTAGGCAATGGGGCCGTGGTAGGAGTGGTGGACAG GTGCGCGACGAATATCGTACTGACTACGATCCAG GTCGAGGCGGTTATGGAAAATTGGTCCAAAAGGAGTTGGAAGCACAAAGGCAGCTAGTGGATTATGGTACAGGATCATTGGGCGCTTACCCACCAGTTATGCCGCCACCTCACT ATGGTAGACATGGTGGAAATCAAGGTTATGGAGGTTCTTATCGACACGGTAGAG ACTATCATCGCAAGCGACACAGGGAAGATGACCACCATCGGTCAGATTATCCAAAGAGGAGTTACGACCGTGAATCTCGAAGAACCTCTGATCATGAGTCCAGAccg GAGAAGAATCCACGTTTCCGTGAGAGTGGTGATTCTGATGAAGAGGATGATGATGATAGGAAACGGCGTACTTAG